In the genome of Hydra vulgaris chromosome 06, alternate assembly HydraT2T_AEP, the window TAACATATAATCCATTACAACCTGCTTCATGTTAACATTAGGAAGGTCATCTAGTTGTAAAAATTGCTTCAACTCTTTGATAGTGGCATTTATATATCACTatggagaaccatccaaacccCACAAGTGtggaaaaatgtaaaacttaccCAAAATTCTTAATTAGTAATGGctcaacataaaaataaatttgcagattatgctaatttttttaaagtatatttcatGTACtcaaaaagaagtaaaaactatttacataaaaaatattattgaatatatattttttaaatatatttttagatgagAATGTTGAAGTTTCAACAGATCCAGAAgggattttttttcaagatttataTATGCATAGTGCATATAATGCATATCCTGAGTTTATATGTATGGATGCAACATATAAACTATTAGAAACTCGAATGgttgtttatattatactttGTGAAGATAGTGCTGGTTAATATATTGCTTTATGTATTTTgtgttttagttaaaaaactatcaatatattttgcaatattgataatttttttatttttattaatgctaTTATATAGGTGAAAGTGAAGTAGCCGCTGTAGGTTTACTTACAAATGAAGATGCAGAATCATTGAGGTTTGATTTGTGTAGGCAAACAATACATGCATTAGTAATGTAGGAataaatattctcaaaaaatgctccaaattttgtataatatttactGTACTATAGTGTACTATAGAACATCTTGTGTAGCTTACATTGGAAAACACAATCCTGGTACCTAAAGCTGCAATCCTATTTTGTTATTACAACCAGGGAATACACTCTGCAAGACTTCGGAATTCTCCAGTGATGTTTAATGATGATACTTCCTCTTTTTGCACTATTTCAAGTTATGTGATTCgcatagaaaaagttttttattacaatataaagctcttttttattatttttagttgttttgtgGAAGCATTTCAGAGAAACAATGTTTTGTGGTCTAAGACTAATGCTATCATGACAGACAAAGACATGACAGAAAGAGGTGTATTACGTGCTGCTTTTCCAGACGCATCTCTGTTACTCACACTTACTGCTTATTTCACACTCTTTTTCAAATGCAGAAAATTTGTGTTGATGTGTTTTGATTCTAATTCGGCTGAGGCAAATTACAAGAAAATTCTTACATCCTATGCATTTGATCAAGTACTAAAACAAATTACCTTGCGTTGCAAAGTCAATGTCTTactagttgaaaataaaaattatgtagttaATAGCAGTGAAGGTTTGCttaaatttactttcaacaCGTGTGATTGTATGTTTCGCAAGTTCATGAGTCTGCCATGTCGCCATATCTTTTCTGTTTGCCAGTTGCTAGAAATAAATCTCTTTGATGCTGAGCTATGTCGAGAAAGGTGGACCAGGAGTTATTATCGCCAGCATCAGCGAGTATTTAATACACCTGCCATAACTGAAGAATCTAGTTTAGCGTTTCATGTagctccaaaaaaaaaaaactctctcaGAATGAAAAATTCAAGCTTGCTCTTCAGGCAACTTTATCTATAGCAACTCTAGTATCAGAGTCTACTGGGCATGCTTTTGAACAGAGAATGAGCGTTCTTAAAGCATTGCAAAAGGGTTGGTAACGGGGAAAAAATATGGTTGTAAATGAGCTTGAAGAGATAGACTTAAGCACATCTGATAATTTCTTATATCCTGATTTTTCCATTGCAGTAGTACCTGAGGATACACCAACATCGTCATTAACTATTAAGGAATTACTttacagtgaaaaaaaaaaacagaagacCTTATTGGAAACCCTCAGAAAAGGGATAGTTTAGTCAGAGATGGGGCATCAGaacaatatgttatttataaaacacaACCACACCCAGAAGAATGTTTTGTTGTGGAGAATAAAGCAGGTATTAcaggtaaatatatttaaagaaaacatcATCTGCAATTGATGATAAAATAATTGCAATATGAGTCATGATAAGTCATAAGAATAAAATTGAACTACATcaatttacaaatttgttttagaTTCTTGTTTAAAGAAGATACAGTTGCCTCAATGTGTTGCTCTATGTGGACATCCAAAAAAGGCAACACTTACATCTATAGATTTTCCTAAAAAACGTCATTGTCACTTTTCTGATGTCCCAATTTCTTTTGTGAAACTTGATTCTAATAAAAAGCATGCTAGTAtgtcaaaaataattgtttttaattttataaacaccTTTAGAAACCTTTAAACACATAGTATTGTGTAGATTTTCTTTAGAATATATGATAATTTACTTATCTCCAGATTTTTCCATTGCAGGAGTACCTGGGGATACACCAACATCGTCATTAACTGTTAAGGAATTACTTTACAGTGGGAAAATAGAAGACTTAATTGGAAACCCTCAGAAAAAGGATAGTTTAATTAGAGATGGGGCATCAGAACAATCTGTTGTTAGTAAAACACAACCACACCCAGAAGAATGTTTTGCTGTGGAGAATGAAGCAGGTAttgaaagtaaatataaatttaaaattttttatctgcaATTTCAAAAAAGCAATCAAAGCATGAGCCATGGTAAGTCTTGTAAGGTTCAAATGATTattttagattcttttttaaaaaagataaagttgcCTCAATGTGTTGCTCGATGTGGACGTCCGAAAGGTGCAACACGCACAACTATAGGTCTTCCTAAAAAACTTCAACAACACTCTTCTAATGTTCCAGTTCCTTTTGTGAAACTTGAACTTGCTAAAAGACATGCTagttagttaaaattattatttttacattttataaatacctTCATACCTTCATACATACAATAccttaatctttttatttattaatatcattacaaatataaacataatccattggttgtaaatgtttttttagaactagctattaagttattatttaaaaaaaaattgttttcataattaatatacatttttagtttaattttccTTAGTAGGTGCTATTagaagtttgtttttaattaaaatcattttttctcttACAGTTGTGCTTGGTTGGTTTTTAAAAGCTGAGGATGTACAGAAAGCTCTTTCTGGCATCCTTATTGCTAGAAATGCTATAGAAAGAAGACCAAATTGTGTTTCATGGTCAGTTTTAGATGAAAATGCATTAGAATTGCTCTCATCAATCCAATTATATTTTACCTTGGATGCATGGAAAGCCATTAACAAAgtaattaatactaaaaataaacaagacaTCTGGCCTTGTGCTGTATGTCAGAAAAGCACAAGTGAGGGCAATAAAACTGGCACCGCAATTGCATGTGATTCATGCCTGTTGTCGTCACACAGAAAGTGTGTTGGTCAAGAGGATGACACccttttaaaaacaagattttggTATTGTCAGCCTTGTTATGTAAGGTAATGGTTTAAGTATTAACTATAGCTATTTTAGtgtattttttagttaacattATGTAGATGAAAGTATTATATAgattcttaaataaattatgtacaAGTATAAACTGTAGaagtatttataaactttttatgaaaagtctctattttgttttataagcgTTTTATAAACAGTATCTATTTTTACTCAGtcgtatctttttttttactttttgaaccAAACAGTCATTCAGAAATGAATAGAAATCAACCTTAgttattagtaaattaaaatgtaaaatcagttttaacaaaaattataatctttttttattcagagattaatttttattaactatatttatataattaataatatatatatatatatatatatatatatatatatatatatatatatatatatatatatatatatatatatttgtgtgtgtagATTATATATGTGGTAATGTGGTATAGATTATATATGTGGTATAGATTATATATGTGTTATAGATTATATATGTGGTATAGATTATATATGTGGTATAGATTATATATGagtataatataaactatagaagcatttataaaagttttataaacagttttgtattttgtgatttgtttatgtattttttgaaccaaacaGTCATGCAGAAATGAATAGGAATCAACCTTAGTTATTTgtgaataaaaaagtaaaatcaattcttattaaaattagaatCCTAATTTAATCATAGActagtttttgttatttatttttatgccgattttttaacttttgaaagtaattttgttttccttaatcaaaatatacaggttttgaaatatatatatatatatatatatatatatatatatatatatatatatatatatatatatatatatatatatatatatatatatatctatatatatatatatatatatctatatatctataaatctatatatatatatatctatatatctatatatatatctatatatctatatatatatatatatatatatatatatatatatatatatatatatataatatatatatatatatatatatatatatatatatatatatatacattattggacaaaacatttgcaaccaacatcgaacaatgctaaaaagtgtttttagcATTGTTAGATGTTgctaaaaagtaattttacatgtcttaaaaacgaaacgaactatactaccacagcaatcAGTTCTGGAGtgatagcatgccatgacatgagcaatcagctgacaggtgacagcacacaggcagaatttcgttgacaagtgccattttgcagcggacaaaacaagtgcaacttttttggtttgtttcattttcttaagtctggtccgtgtcaacgtcacggaagttttttaataattaaagaaagtatccagaagtttccagaagcatgcagaagcttccagaagtttccagaagaagaatctggaagcatccagtaGCATCCAGAAATATCCAGAAACATTcggaagcatccagacgcatccagaagcttccagaagcatcgaaaagaagcatctagaatcttccagaacaggttcacacaggttcattttactatataacaGACATGTAAatcgacatgtaattcagtcagtatatggaagtcaatcagttagtattatcaagacagtttatcaaagtgagttttatcaaagtgctttatcgaagaacatcaatacaagaagtgaaatacaataagtgtttcattacatcaatacagtccacatccaaccaaatcgttgtgttccacagagcattattgtatcatcacaaggtaaatgtaacacggtaagccttgagaagcgtgattatttatttttattatttttatgacttcaagtgcgaAAATGGCTCctgacagtcttggattggaactaagaaagaaaattattagcaattacgtaagtggaatgtcacaaaaaagtttttgtgataaatattgcgtgaaaaaatggaccgtatcaagactatgttccaaatatggttctacggggaagttggcagcagataagaaaggtggaagaccgcgttccaccacttctagagaggattctatgatcgtcagatccgtcaagaaggatccctggatatcatcagtcgagatacaaaagcaattagagctgcctatATCGGatcgaacaatcagacgacttgctgttgaagccggattgttttctcgacgccctgcaaagaaaccgctgatttcactaaaaaaccagaagaaaagactcctgtttgctacatctcatattgactggaatgtgcagaaatggcgacctgtcctgttcagtgatgaatcgaagttcaacatcattgggagcgatggcatttgccgtgtacgtcgaccggccggaaaacgcctcgatttacatTACTGccaagaccgtgaagcatggtggaggcaatgtaatggtctgggggtgtttttctgctaacggtctaagtccaatacatcgaaacgatggaataatggactgtttcatgtataaaaatatcctgaaagatgttatgttacctcatgctgaatggaatatgctaataaaatgggtttttttcagcaagacaacgatccgaaacaccctgcaaaagtagtcaagcaatggtttcaagacaaccacctatcggtgatggatttgccgcctcaatctccggatctcaaccctatcgagaacctgtgggtgatcgtcaaccgcagaattaaccgtgaaggtgttcgtaataaggatcaactgtttgaacaaatccaaaaggcctgggcagcaattccacaaagtttcattgatcacctgattgaatctatgcctcggagatgcaaggctgtgatcgacagcaaaggattcgccacgaaatattgatagcgaaatacagcttggtcaacattttgtcgagttgcacttgttttgtccagaaggaaatcaacttttttttaatacttttgattaatttattaattttcgtgtacaaataatgaactttgtgatgaataaaacttgaagaactttgtctctaaacagttacatagttatttctctaaattgaaaaaattcagcacttttatataaagaaactaaattagcattatttggttgcactcgTTTTGTAagatactgtatatatatatatatatatatatatatatatatatatatatatatatatatatatatatatatatatatatatatatatatatatatatatatatatttacagtaaACTCCCGGTTATTCGAACCGGCAACATACACTCAGTTTTTAACATACACTCATTTACTCAGTTATTCGAAGTTTCGGTTATTCAAAGTAAATTCTTGTTCCTCTTGTAGGTTCAAATAACCGGTAGTCTATTgcgtatatataaatatgtgtgtgtgtatttggTATAAATTATATACGAGTATAATATCAA includes:
- the LOC136081096 gene encoding uncharacterized protein LOC136081096, producing the protein MIIYLSPDFSIAGVPGDTPTSSLTVKELLYSGKIEDLIGNPQKKDSLIRDGASEQSVVSKTQPHPEECFAVENEADSFLKKIKLPQCVARCGRPKGATRTTIGLPKKLQQHSSNVPVPFVKLELAKRHAS